The proteins below are encoded in one region of Apostichopus japonicus isolate 1M-3 chromosome 4, ASM3797524v1, whole genome shotgun sequence:
- the LOC139966245 gene encoding zinc finger E-box-binding homeobox 1-like isoform X2, translated as MRLSLVTNWSLYHMEAGGDVNIGGSKAGYANSGVENMDDNVSGDQKMCSPTIADSGYHSDSSTSRASSQSSPDAENSQRKENCEGEASGDEIAQNDGPKRDEVPIDPLVSPASDVEEDIHNTSQRMTENDEKDCDSSRSSSPEDNEESETGNAERLMNCPYCERSYKRLTSLREHVKRRHEVNNFSCPQCNYCFAFKSQLERHMSTHMPGRDQVCGVCNRAFADIYRLQRHMLIHASGNRRFPCGECGKAFKYKHHLKEHLRIHSGEKPYECPTCRKRFSHSGSYSSHISSKKCSPIKDLPSMVPKDSAAPVKIVNGEMSPSLLSGKNKFHLGLQQGEPVSESYMTPLSIAIPRPDAFDEKMGSDGTLPPTTPPNDAVKKVLQMVNATVSKQQQEKQHTDISKLKKTKHVPQETPVVASPYEIKSFNNNKKSSNSSSSSNMSMVSPSSKSESNGETEGKEVVYVNGNGIHNVDKSYDIVGYTLQKVHEAQAMAKCLESHHPGRDQIATRATLQELVYPLLRKGYPISGIHSSDSPNETITSITHSKLSPLPFTSSAAASHLEFSLRRGAETVQYNGEELTLPITQNDGKPCCKYCRREFESPIDAHQHERYLCDLNADVLKMKLLKSNANQNLNKYFELQRELVASMEKTGGGLSPSSSSPQVSPVSERNEESNNIFKDSDDMIRVDEDDDVASTEQQLKTDQSKETVRPPPLSPCYSETHITNAQEQALRAFYAMQAAPSTDGLSKIASALNLNMTVVEEWFEKTRKCEESGTDPSLRGLGLVSNSPRGAPPVEQEESLPSPGGKDEDDIDVVERHETDSNTEHEEEPPSPKEKESSKPPPFSVAHLISPDTPMSKSKRESQRQRTQQHASPTSCVLPKCDQQRRHHDSPLDLTKSRDGEPLGRGLHPKLIYGVNYPALYHPGYMLPLYAPDAYSMAQLSMETSIKAQSKVSAEESIPNRGLKRLSYVPVGCEMGAKRAKVGYGMDYPMAIPPLGGSLPGTDFYQALATASYLQAATSGGPPLPYYGFPFSHGSHLPPNGRTSQPPSTSNAMESLINSHHDMLEQPGGQSAESMDKNGKAGSGLYTCSMCPKTFQKHSSLLRHVYEHSGKRPHECEVCGKAFKHKHHLMEHQRLHSGEKPYQCNRCFKKFSHSGSYSQHMNHRYSYCRRGIVGPVCKGDKFKKNVDGDKEKDMISKKPEMQNSVASDK; from the exons TGGAAGCTGGAGGAGACGTTAACATTGGCGGCAGCAAGGCAGGATATGCTAACTCTGGAGTTGAAAACATGGACGATAATGTATCGGGCGATCAGAAGATGTGCTCGCCAACCATTGCCGACAGCGGGTATCACAGTGATTCCAGTACCAGTAGAGCGAGCAGTCAAAGCAGCCCTGATGCAGAGAACTCTCAG AGGAAAGAAAACTGCGAGGGCGAAGCCAGTGGCGATGAAATTGCTCAAAACGATGGTCCAAAGAGGGACGAGGTACCCATAGACCCACTTGTTTCACCTGCCTCAGATGTGGAGGAAGACATACACAACACTTCTCAGAGAATGACCGAAAATGATGAGAAAGATTGTGACAGTTCAAGAAGTTCCTCTCCTG AGGACAACGAAGAAAGTGAAACTGGCAATGCTGAAAGGCTAATGAACTGCCCTTACTGTGAACGGTCGTATAAAAGGTTAACATCACTGCGTGAACATGTCAAAAGAAGGCACGAAGTAAACAATTTCTCTTGTCCTCAGTGCAACTACTGCTTTGCCTTCAAATCTCAACTGGAGAGACATATGTCAACTCATATGCCAGGAAGAGATCAAGTGTGTGGTGTTTGCAACAGAGCCTTTGCAGATATTTACAGACTTCAACGGCATATGCTCATCCATGCATCTGGCAATAGGAGGTTCCCGTGCGGTGAGTGTGGCAAAGCTTTCAAGTACAAACATCATCTGAAAGAACACTTGAGGATTCACAGCGGCGAGAAACCATACGAGTGCCCAACCTGCCGAAAACGGTTTTCACATTCTGGTTCGTACAGCTCTCACATCAGTAGTAAGAAATGTTCGCCCATAAAGGACTTGCCTTCGATGGTACCCAAAGATTCTGCTGCACCTGTTAAAATTGTAAATGGTGAAATGTCACCGTCGCTCTTATCTGGGAAAAACAAGTTTCATCTTGGTTTGCAGCAGGGGGAACCGGTAAGCGAGTCTTACATGACTCCGTTGAGCATCGCTATTCCACGACCCGACGCTTTCGACGAGAAAATGGGCTCGGACGGTACTCTTCCACCGACAACTCCTCCAAATGATGCTGTGAAGAAAGTACTGCAGATGGTAAATGCAACCGTTTCTAAACAACAACAGGAGAAGCAACACACAGACATTTCTAAGCTCAAGAAAACGAAACATGTTCCCCAGGAAACACCAGTGGTGGCCAGTCCTTATGAAATTAAGTcattcaataataataaaaagagtagcaacagcagcagcagcagcaataTGTCGATGGTTTCACCTAGCAGCAAGAGTGAAAGCAACGGTGAAACTGAAGGTAAAGAAGTAGTCTACGTCAATGGAAATGGTATTCACAATGTTGACAAGAGCTATGACATTGTAGGTTATACTTTACAAAAAGTTCACGAGGCTCAAGCCATGGCCAAATGCTTGGAGTCTCACCATCCAGGAAGGGATCAAATAGCAACTAGAGCTACACTGCAAGAGCTGGTGTATCCTCTCTTAAGAAAAGGATACCCCATCTCAGGTATTCATTCCTCAGATTCTCCAAATGAAACTATTACTTCCATCACTCATTCCAAGTTGTCTCCATTGCCATTTACTTCCTCTGCAGCAGCATCCCATTTGGAATTTTCGCTCAGGAGAGGCGCTGAGACTGTGCAATACAACGGCGAGGAGCTGACTTTACCCATAACTCAAAACGACGGAAAGCCATGCTGTAAATACTGCCGGAGAGAATTTGAAAGTCCGATTGATGCCCATCAACATGAGAGGTACTTGTGCGATTTGAATGCCGATGTACTCAAAATGAAATTACTGAAATCAAATGCCAACCAGAATCTAAATAAGTACTTTGAACTACAGAGAGAACTAGTAGCTAGTATGGAGAAGACCGGGGGTGGGCTGTCACCATCGAGCAGTTCACCACAAGTAAGTCCTGTATCGGAGAGAAACGAGGAAAGCAATAACATTTTCAAGGACAGTGACGATATGATTCGAGtggatgaagatgatgatgtgGCAAGTACAGAGCAGCAGCTAAAGACAGATCAAAGCAAAGAAACAGTAAGGCCTCCTCCCCTGAGCCCTTGTTACAGTGAGACCCACATTACCAATGCTCAAGAACAAGCTCTAAGGGCCTTCTATGCAATGCAAGCTGCACCATCGACTGATGGCCTTTCAAAGATCGCCTCCGCTCTTAATCTGAACATGACAGTGGTCGAGGAATGGTTTGAAAAGACGAGAAAGTGTGAGGAGAGTGGGACAGATCCAAGTCTGCGAGGTCTCGGTCTGGTTAGTAATTCCCCACGTGGGGCGCCACCTGTTGAGCAAGAAGAGTCTTTACCTTCTCCTGGTGGGAAAGATGAAGATGACATCGATGTCGTTGAACGGCACGAGACTGATTCTAATACTGAGCATGAAGAGGAACCACCTTCTCCCAAGGAGAAAGAATCTTCCAAACCGCCTCCTTTCAGTGTTGCACACCTGATTAGTCCTGACACGCCAATGTCTAAATCAAAACGTGAAAGTCAAAGACAGAGAACTCAGCAGCATGCTAGTCCTACTTCTTGTGTACTCCCTAAATGCGACCAACAGAGACGTCATCATGATAGTCCACTAGATTTGACCAAGTCTAGGGATGGAGAACCACTCGGAAGGGGACTTCACCCAAAACTCATCTACGGTGTCAATTATCCTGCACTCTATCATCCAGGATATATGCTTCCCCTGTATGCACCAGATGCATACAGTATGGCACAGTTATCAATGGAGACTAGCATTAAGGCACAAAGTAAGGTTAGTGCTGAGGAAAGTATCCCCAACAGGGGACTGAAACGACTTTCATATGTTCCTGTAGGGTGCGAGATGGGAGCAAAGAGGGCCAAAGTGGGTTACGGTATGGATTATCCTATGGCAATTCCTCCACTGGGTGGGAGTCTCCCAGGAACAGACTTTTATCAGGCATTAGCAACTGCTAGTTACCTTCAAGCAGCAACATCCGGTGGACCACCTCTACCATACTATGGTTTTCCATTTTCACATGGCAGTCATCTACCACCAAATGGAAGAACATCACAACCACCATCAACAAGTA ATGCAATGGAGAGCCTAATCAACAGTCACCATGACATGCTGGAACAGCCAGGGGGTCAGTCAGCAGAATCCATGGATAAGAATGGCAAAGCAGGAAGTGGACTCTACACTTGCTCCATGTGCCCTAAAACATTCCAGAAGCACAGTTCCTTGTTGCGGCATGTGTACGAACATTCAG GCAAACGACCACATGAATGTGAAGTCTGCGGTAAggccttcaagcacaaacatcATTTAATGGAGCACCAGAGGCTGCACAGTGGGGAGAAACCATATCAGTGCAATCGATGCTTCAAGAAATTCTCCCATTCCGGGTCTTACAGCCAGCACATGAATCACCGTTACAGCTACTGCCGTAGGGGAATTGTCGGGCCGGTCTGCAAAGGGGACAAATTCAAGAAAAATGTCGATGGTGACAAAGAGAAAGACATGATTTCTAAGAAGCCTGAAATGCAAAATTCAGTTGCATCTGATAAGTAG
- the LOC139966245 gene encoding zinc finger E-box-binding homeobox 1-like isoform X1 has product MATNSAKCTRRKQAKPQKKNVEAGGDVNIGGSKAGYANSGVENMDDNVSGDQKMCSPTIADSGYHSDSSTSRASSQSSPDAENSQRKENCEGEASGDEIAQNDGPKRDEVPIDPLVSPASDVEEDIHNTSQRMTENDEKDCDSSRSSSPEDNEESETGNAERLMNCPYCERSYKRLTSLREHVKRRHEVNNFSCPQCNYCFAFKSQLERHMSTHMPGRDQVCGVCNRAFADIYRLQRHMLIHASGNRRFPCGECGKAFKYKHHLKEHLRIHSGEKPYECPTCRKRFSHSGSYSSHISSKKCSPIKDLPSMVPKDSAAPVKIVNGEMSPSLLSGKNKFHLGLQQGEPVSESYMTPLSIAIPRPDAFDEKMGSDGTLPPTTPPNDAVKKVLQMVNATVSKQQQEKQHTDISKLKKTKHVPQETPVVASPYEIKSFNNNKKSSNSSSSSNMSMVSPSSKSESNGETEGKEVVYVNGNGIHNVDKSYDIVGYTLQKVHEAQAMAKCLESHHPGRDQIATRATLQELVYPLLRKGYPISGIHSSDSPNETITSITHSKLSPLPFTSSAAASHLEFSLRRGAETVQYNGEELTLPITQNDGKPCCKYCRREFESPIDAHQHERYLCDLNADVLKMKLLKSNANQNLNKYFELQRELVASMEKTGGGLSPSSSSPQVSPVSERNEESNNIFKDSDDMIRVDEDDDVASTEQQLKTDQSKETVRPPPLSPCYSETHITNAQEQALRAFYAMQAAPSTDGLSKIASALNLNMTVVEEWFEKTRKCEESGTDPSLRGLGLVSNSPRGAPPVEQEESLPSPGGKDEDDIDVVERHETDSNTEHEEEPPSPKEKESSKPPPFSVAHLISPDTPMSKSKRESQRQRTQQHASPTSCVLPKCDQQRRHHDSPLDLTKSRDGEPLGRGLHPKLIYGVNYPALYHPGYMLPLYAPDAYSMAQLSMETSIKAQSKVSAEESIPNRGLKRLSYVPVGCEMGAKRAKVGYGMDYPMAIPPLGGSLPGTDFYQALATASYLQAATSGGPPLPYYGFPFSHGSHLPPNGRTSQPPSTSNAMESLINSHHDMLEQPGGQSAESMDKNGKAGSGLYTCSMCPKTFQKHSSLLRHVYEHSGKRPHECEVCGKAFKHKHHLMEHQRLHSGEKPYQCNRCFKKFSHSGSYSQHMNHRYSYCRRGIVGPVCKGDKFKKNVDGDKEKDMISKKPEMQNSVASDK; this is encoded by the exons TGGAAGCTGGAGGAGACGTTAACATTGGCGGCAGCAAGGCAGGATATGCTAACTCTGGAGTTGAAAACATGGACGATAATGTATCGGGCGATCAGAAGATGTGCTCGCCAACCATTGCCGACAGCGGGTATCACAGTGATTCCAGTACCAGTAGAGCGAGCAGTCAAAGCAGCCCTGATGCAGAGAACTCTCAG AGGAAAGAAAACTGCGAGGGCGAAGCCAGTGGCGATGAAATTGCTCAAAACGATGGTCCAAAGAGGGACGAGGTACCCATAGACCCACTTGTTTCACCTGCCTCAGATGTGGAGGAAGACATACACAACACTTCTCAGAGAATGACCGAAAATGATGAGAAAGATTGTGACAGTTCAAGAAGTTCCTCTCCTG AGGACAACGAAGAAAGTGAAACTGGCAATGCTGAAAGGCTAATGAACTGCCCTTACTGTGAACGGTCGTATAAAAGGTTAACATCACTGCGTGAACATGTCAAAAGAAGGCACGAAGTAAACAATTTCTCTTGTCCTCAGTGCAACTACTGCTTTGCCTTCAAATCTCAACTGGAGAGACATATGTCAACTCATATGCCAGGAAGAGATCAAGTGTGTGGTGTTTGCAACAGAGCCTTTGCAGATATTTACAGACTTCAACGGCATATGCTCATCCATGCATCTGGCAATAGGAGGTTCCCGTGCGGTGAGTGTGGCAAAGCTTTCAAGTACAAACATCATCTGAAAGAACACTTGAGGATTCACAGCGGCGAGAAACCATACGAGTGCCCAACCTGCCGAAAACGGTTTTCACATTCTGGTTCGTACAGCTCTCACATCAGTAGTAAGAAATGTTCGCCCATAAAGGACTTGCCTTCGATGGTACCCAAAGATTCTGCTGCACCTGTTAAAATTGTAAATGGTGAAATGTCACCGTCGCTCTTATCTGGGAAAAACAAGTTTCATCTTGGTTTGCAGCAGGGGGAACCGGTAAGCGAGTCTTACATGACTCCGTTGAGCATCGCTATTCCACGACCCGACGCTTTCGACGAGAAAATGGGCTCGGACGGTACTCTTCCACCGACAACTCCTCCAAATGATGCTGTGAAGAAAGTACTGCAGATGGTAAATGCAACCGTTTCTAAACAACAACAGGAGAAGCAACACACAGACATTTCTAAGCTCAAGAAAACGAAACATGTTCCCCAGGAAACACCAGTGGTGGCCAGTCCTTATGAAATTAAGTcattcaataataataaaaagagtagcaacagcagcagcagcagcaataTGTCGATGGTTTCACCTAGCAGCAAGAGTGAAAGCAACGGTGAAACTGAAGGTAAAGAAGTAGTCTACGTCAATGGAAATGGTATTCACAATGTTGACAAGAGCTATGACATTGTAGGTTATACTTTACAAAAAGTTCACGAGGCTCAAGCCATGGCCAAATGCTTGGAGTCTCACCATCCAGGAAGGGATCAAATAGCAACTAGAGCTACACTGCAAGAGCTGGTGTATCCTCTCTTAAGAAAAGGATACCCCATCTCAGGTATTCATTCCTCAGATTCTCCAAATGAAACTATTACTTCCATCACTCATTCCAAGTTGTCTCCATTGCCATTTACTTCCTCTGCAGCAGCATCCCATTTGGAATTTTCGCTCAGGAGAGGCGCTGAGACTGTGCAATACAACGGCGAGGAGCTGACTTTACCCATAACTCAAAACGACGGAAAGCCATGCTGTAAATACTGCCGGAGAGAATTTGAAAGTCCGATTGATGCCCATCAACATGAGAGGTACTTGTGCGATTTGAATGCCGATGTACTCAAAATGAAATTACTGAAATCAAATGCCAACCAGAATCTAAATAAGTACTTTGAACTACAGAGAGAACTAGTAGCTAGTATGGAGAAGACCGGGGGTGGGCTGTCACCATCGAGCAGTTCACCACAAGTAAGTCCTGTATCGGAGAGAAACGAGGAAAGCAATAACATTTTCAAGGACAGTGACGATATGATTCGAGtggatgaagatgatgatgtgGCAAGTACAGAGCAGCAGCTAAAGACAGATCAAAGCAAAGAAACAGTAAGGCCTCCTCCCCTGAGCCCTTGTTACAGTGAGACCCACATTACCAATGCTCAAGAACAAGCTCTAAGGGCCTTCTATGCAATGCAAGCTGCACCATCGACTGATGGCCTTTCAAAGATCGCCTCCGCTCTTAATCTGAACATGACAGTGGTCGAGGAATGGTTTGAAAAGACGAGAAAGTGTGAGGAGAGTGGGACAGATCCAAGTCTGCGAGGTCTCGGTCTGGTTAGTAATTCCCCACGTGGGGCGCCACCTGTTGAGCAAGAAGAGTCTTTACCTTCTCCTGGTGGGAAAGATGAAGATGACATCGATGTCGTTGAACGGCACGAGACTGATTCTAATACTGAGCATGAAGAGGAACCACCTTCTCCCAAGGAGAAAGAATCTTCCAAACCGCCTCCTTTCAGTGTTGCACACCTGATTAGTCCTGACACGCCAATGTCTAAATCAAAACGTGAAAGTCAAAGACAGAGAACTCAGCAGCATGCTAGTCCTACTTCTTGTGTACTCCCTAAATGCGACCAACAGAGACGTCATCATGATAGTCCACTAGATTTGACCAAGTCTAGGGATGGAGAACCACTCGGAAGGGGACTTCACCCAAAACTCATCTACGGTGTCAATTATCCTGCACTCTATCATCCAGGATATATGCTTCCCCTGTATGCACCAGATGCATACAGTATGGCACAGTTATCAATGGAGACTAGCATTAAGGCACAAAGTAAGGTTAGTGCTGAGGAAAGTATCCCCAACAGGGGACTGAAACGACTTTCATATGTTCCTGTAGGGTGCGAGATGGGAGCAAAGAGGGCCAAAGTGGGTTACGGTATGGATTATCCTATGGCAATTCCTCCACTGGGTGGGAGTCTCCCAGGAACAGACTTTTATCAGGCATTAGCAACTGCTAGTTACCTTCAAGCAGCAACATCCGGTGGACCACCTCTACCATACTATGGTTTTCCATTTTCACATGGCAGTCATCTACCACCAAATGGAAGAACATCACAACCACCATCAACAAGTA ATGCAATGGAGAGCCTAATCAACAGTCACCATGACATGCTGGAACAGCCAGGGGGTCAGTCAGCAGAATCCATGGATAAGAATGGCAAAGCAGGAAGTGGACTCTACACTTGCTCCATGTGCCCTAAAACATTCCAGAAGCACAGTTCCTTGTTGCGGCATGTGTACGAACATTCAG GCAAACGACCACATGAATGTGAAGTCTGCGGTAAggccttcaagcacaaacatcATTTAATGGAGCACCAGAGGCTGCACAGTGGGGAGAAACCATATCAGTGCAATCGATGCTTCAAGAAATTCTCCCATTCCGGGTCTTACAGCCAGCACATGAATCACCGTTACAGCTACTGCCGTAGGGGAATTGTCGGGCCGGTCTGCAAAGGGGACAAATTCAAGAAAAATGTCGATGGTGACAAAGAGAAAGACATGATTTCTAAGAAGCCTGAAATGCAAAATTCAGTTGCATCTGATAAGTAG
- the LOC139966245 gene encoding zinc finger E-box-binding homeobox 1-like isoform X3 codes for MVEAGGDVNIGGSKAGYANSGVENMDDNVSGDQKMCSPTIADSGYHSDSSTSRASSQSSPDAENSQRKENCEGEASGDEIAQNDGPKRDEVPIDPLVSPASDVEEDIHNTSQRMTENDEKDCDSSRSSSPEDNEESETGNAERLMNCPYCERSYKRLTSLREHVKRRHEVNNFSCPQCNYCFAFKSQLERHMSTHMPGRDQVCGVCNRAFADIYRLQRHMLIHASGNRRFPCGECGKAFKYKHHLKEHLRIHSGEKPYECPTCRKRFSHSGSYSSHISSKKCSPIKDLPSMVPKDSAAPVKIVNGEMSPSLLSGKNKFHLGLQQGEPVSESYMTPLSIAIPRPDAFDEKMGSDGTLPPTTPPNDAVKKVLQMVNATVSKQQQEKQHTDISKLKKTKHVPQETPVVASPYEIKSFNNNKKSSNSSSSSNMSMVSPSSKSESNGETEGKEVVYVNGNGIHNVDKSYDIVGYTLQKVHEAQAMAKCLESHHPGRDQIATRATLQELVYPLLRKGYPISGIHSSDSPNETITSITHSKLSPLPFTSSAAASHLEFSLRRGAETVQYNGEELTLPITQNDGKPCCKYCRREFESPIDAHQHERYLCDLNADVLKMKLLKSNANQNLNKYFELQRELVASMEKTGGGLSPSSSSPQVSPVSERNEESNNIFKDSDDMIRVDEDDDVASTEQQLKTDQSKETVRPPPLSPCYSETHITNAQEQALRAFYAMQAAPSTDGLSKIASALNLNMTVVEEWFEKTRKCEESGTDPSLRGLGLVSNSPRGAPPVEQEESLPSPGGKDEDDIDVVERHETDSNTEHEEEPPSPKEKESSKPPPFSVAHLISPDTPMSKSKRESQRQRTQQHASPTSCVLPKCDQQRRHHDSPLDLTKSRDGEPLGRGLHPKLIYGVNYPALYHPGYMLPLYAPDAYSMAQLSMETSIKAQSKVSAEESIPNRGLKRLSYVPVGCEMGAKRAKVGYGMDYPMAIPPLGGSLPGTDFYQALATASYLQAATSGGPPLPYYGFPFSHGSHLPPNGRTSQPPSTSNAMESLINSHHDMLEQPGGQSAESMDKNGKAGSGLYTCSMCPKTFQKHSSLLRHVYEHSGKRPHECEVCGKAFKHKHHLMEHQRLHSGEKPYQCNRCFKKFSHSGSYSQHMNHRYSYCRRGIVGPVCKGDKFKKNVDGDKEKDMISKKPEMQNSVASDK; via the exons ATGG TGGAAGCTGGAGGAGACGTTAACATTGGCGGCAGCAAGGCAGGATATGCTAACTCTGGAGTTGAAAACATGGACGATAATGTATCGGGCGATCAGAAGATGTGCTCGCCAACCATTGCCGACAGCGGGTATCACAGTGATTCCAGTACCAGTAGAGCGAGCAGTCAAAGCAGCCCTGATGCAGAGAACTCTCAG AGGAAAGAAAACTGCGAGGGCGAAGCCAGTGGCGATGAAATTGCTCAAAACGATGGTCCAAAGAGGGACGAGGTACCCATAGACCCACTTGTTTCACCTGCCTCAGATGTGGAGGAAGACATACACAACACTTCTCAGAGAATGACCGAAAATGATGAGAAAGATTGTGACAGTTCAAGAAGTTCCTCTCCTG AGGACAACGAAGAAAGTGAAACTGGCAATGCTGAAAGGCTAATGAACTGCCCTTACTGTGAACGGTCGTATAAAAGGTTAACATCACTGCGTGAACATGTCAAAAGAAGGCACGAAGTAAACAATTTCTCTTGTCCTCAGTGCAACTACTGCTTTGCCTTCAAATCTCAACTGGAGAGACATATGTCAACTCATATGCCAGGAAGAGATCAAGTGTGTGGTGTTTGCAACAGAGCCTTTGCAGATATTTACAGACTTCAACGGCATATGCTCATCCATGCATCTGGCAATAGGAGGTTCCCGTGCGGTGAGTGTGGCAAAGCTTTCAAGTACAAACATCATCTGAAAGAACACTTGAGGATTCACAGCGGCGAGAAACCATACGAGTGCCCAACCTGCCGAAAACGGTTTTCACATTCTGGTTCGTACAGCTCTCACATCAGTAGTAAGAAATGTTCGCCCATAAAGGACTTGCCTTCGATGGTACCCAAAGATTCTGCTGCACCTGTTAAAATTGTAAATGGTGAAATGTCACCGTCGCTCTTATCTGGGAAAAACAAGTTTCATCTTGGTTTGCAGCAGGGGGAACCGGTAAGCGAGTCTTACATGACTCCGTTGAGCATCGCTATTCCACGACCCGACGCTTTCGACGAGAAAATGGGCTCGGACGGTACTCTTCCACCGACAACTCCTCCAAATGATGCTGTGAAGAAAGTACTGCAGATGGTAAATGCAACCGTTTCTAAACAACAACAGGAGAAGCAACACACAGACATTTCTAAGCTCAAGAAAACGAAACATGTTCCCCAGGAAACACCAGTGGTGGCCAGTCCTTATGAAATTAAGTcattcaataataataaaaagagtagcaacagcagcagcagcagcaataTGTCGATGGTTTCACCTAGCAGCAAGAGTGAAAGCAACGGTGAAACTGAAGGTAAAGAAGTAGTCTACGTCAATGGAAATGGTATTCACAATGTTGACAAGAGCTATGACATTGTAGGTTATACTTTACAAAAAGTTCACGAGGCTCAAGCCATGGCCAAATGCTTGGAGTCTCACCATCCAGGAAGGGATCAAATAGCAACTAGAGCTACACTGCAAGAGCTGGTGTATCCTCTCTTAAGAAAAGGATACCCCATCTCAGGTATTCATTCCTCAGATTCTCCAAATGAAACTATTACTTCCATCACTCATTCCAAGTTGTCTCCATTGCCATTTACTTCCTCTGCAGCAGCATCCCATTTGGAATTTTCGCTCAGGAGAGGCGCTGAGACTGTGCAATACAACGGCGAGGAGCTGACTTTACCCATAACTCAAAACGACGGAAAGCCATGCTGTAAATACTGCCGGAGAGAATTTGAAAGTCCGATTGATGCCCATCAACATGAGAGGTACTTGTGCGATTTGAATGCCGATGTACTCAAAATGAAATTACTGAAATCAAATGCCAACCAGAATCTAAATAAGTACTTTGAACTACAGAGAGAACTAGTAGCTAGTATGGAGAAGACCGGGGGTGGGCTGTCACCATCGAGCAGTTCACCACAAGTAAGTCCTGTATCGGAGAGAAACGAGGAAAGCAATAACATTTTCAAGGACAGTGACGATATGATTCGAGtggatgaagatgatgatgtgGCAAGTACAGAGCAGCAGCTAAAGACAGATCAAAGCAAAGAAACAGTAAGGCCTCCTCCCCTGAGCCCTTGTTACAGTGAGACCCACATTACCAATGCTCAAGAACAAGCTCTAAGGGCCTTCTATGCAATGCAAGCTGCACCATCGACTGATGGCCTTTCAAAGATCGCCTCCGCTCTTAATCTGAACATGACAGTGGTCGAGGAATGGTTTGAAAAGACGAGAAAGTGTGAGGAGAGTGGGACAGATCCAAGTCTGCGAGGTCTCGGTCTGGTTAGTAATTCCCCACGTGGGGCGCCACCTGTTGAGCAAGAAGAGTCTTTACCTTCTCCTGGTGGGAAAGATGAAGATGACATCGATGTCGTTGAACGGCACGAGACTGATTCTAATACTGAGCATGAAGAGGAACCACCTTCTCCCAAGGAGAAAGAATCTTCCAAACCGCCTCCTTTCAGTGTTGCACACCTGATTAGTCCTGACACGCCAATGTCTAAATCAAAACGTGAAAGTCAAAGACAGAGAACTCAGCAGCATGCTAGTCCTACTTCTTGTGTACTCCCTAAATGCGACCAACAGAGACGTCATCATGATAGTCCACTAGATTTGACCAAGTCTAGGGATGGAGAACCACTCGGAAGGGGACTTCACCCAAAACTCATCTACGGTGTCAATTATCCTGCACTCTATCATCCAGGATATATGCTTCCCCTGTATGCACCAGATGCATACAGTATGGCACAGTTATCAATGGAGACTAGCATTAAGGCACAAAGTAAGGTTAGTGCTGAGGAAAGTATCCCCAACAGGGGACTGAAACGACTTTCATATGTTCCTGTAGGGTGCGAGATGGGAGCAAAGAGGGCCAAAGTGGGTTACGGTATGGATTATCCTATGGCAATTCCTCCACTGGGTGGGAGTCTCCCAGGAACAGACTTTTATCAGGCATTAGCAACTGCTAGTTACCTTCAAGCAGCAACATCCGGTGGACCACCTCTACCATACTATGGTTTTCCATTTTCACATGGCAGTCATCTACCACCAAATGGAAGAACATCACAACCACCATCAACAAGTA ATGCAATGGAGAGCCTAATCAACAGTCACCATGACATGCTGGAACAGCCAGGGGGTCAGTCAGCAGAATCCATGGATAAGAATGGCAAAGCAGGAAGTGGACTCTACACTTGCTCCATGTGCCCTAAAACATTCCAGAAGCACAGTTCCTTGTTGCGGCATGTGTACGAACATTCAG GCAAACGACCACATGAATGTGAAGTCTGCGGTAAggccttcaagcacaaacatcATTTAATGGAGCACCAGAGGCTGCACAGTGGGGAGAAACCATATCAGTGCAATCGATGCTTCAAGAAATTCTCCCATTCCGGGTCTTACAGCCAGCACATGAATCACCGTTACAGCTACTGCCGTAGGGGAATTGTCGGGCCGGTCTGCAAAGGGGACAAATTCAAGAAAAATGTCGATGGTGACAAAGAGAAAGACATGATTTCTAAGAAGCCTGAAATGCAAAATTCAGTTGCATCTGATAAGTAG